The genomic interval GCCGGTGTCCGGCTTCAACAAAAAGAGCAACATCAGCGCTTACTTCGGGCAGAAAGGCAAATACTGGAGAAAAGCCCATACAGGTATGGATATTGCCGGCAGGAATGCCGCAGGCGAAGGCATCAAAGGAAAGCCGATCTTGGCGTGTAACTCCGGGACTGTTATCAAAGTCAATGAGACGTCGGACGGCTACGGACAGTACGTTGTCATATCGCACGGCGGCGGCATCTCGACGCTTTACGGGCATATGATATCGGGAAGCCCGACCGTCAGCGAGGGTGACACCGTCGTAAAGGGTCAGGTTATCGGCAAGGTCGGCCAAACCGGAAACGCCAGCGGGTATCACCTGCATCTCGAGTTTATCGTGAACGGCGATCGAGTCGATCCGTTGAATTATGTTTCATATATCAAGTAGCGATCGGAGAGAACTGAAATGAAAAAGAGATTCGGAATACTGACGATGATCGTTGTCATTATCCTCGCGGCCGCCACAACGATGGCGATAACCGCGGGATATATGCGCGCGAAATACGATAAGGTCAGCGAGAACCTGCAGGCGCAGGAGAGGGCATTCACGAAGATGGCAGAGATCAACAAGCTTCTCCGCGAGCGCTACATCGGGGATATCGACGAAACCGCGCTGAACAACGGGATGGCGACCGGCGTGATAGGCGGCCTCGGCGACGCCTACGCAAAGTACTACTCGGTCGAGGATTACGCCCGCTACAAGAAGGAACAGCAGGGAAAGGTCGTCGGCATAGGTATCAGCGTAGTTGAGGACGAGAGCGGCTATATGCGCGTCGTTCGCGTAGTCAAGGGCTCGCCCGCGGCTGATGAAGGCATGAAGGTCGGCGACGTGATAGTTTCGATTTCGGGTGAAGACGCCGCCGAAATGGGCTTCGTCAACGCCTGCGCGGCGCTTGCCGGCGAGGAGGGTACCGCAGCGGAGTTCACCGTCCAGCGCCCGAATATGACCAGAAAGATAAACTACACCGTCAAGCGCGACGTCATATCCGTTCCGTCTGTCGAATACGAGGTTATCGCGGGCGACGTCGGATATATCAGGATATACACCTTTGACGCCACGACGCTCGACGGTTTCAACGACGCTGTCGACACGCTCTGCGAGCGCGGAGTCGGCGCGTTCGTCTTCGACGTGCGCCGCAACTCCAACGGCGATGTTGACGTTGCCGCGCAGGTGCTTGACACGCTGCTGCCGGAGGGCACGATAATGTCGAGAGCTTACGCTGATTCGGAGGAGCCGGAGGTCGTAACCAGCGACGACGCTTCGCTCGATATGCCGATGGCGGTCATTATGGATGAGAACACCGCATCCGCGGCGGAGCTCTTCGCTTGTGCGCTTTCGGACTACAACAAGGCGACGACAGTCGGGGAAACTACGTTCGGAAAGGGTACGATCCAGCAGATGTTCCCGCTGAGCGACCGCTCTGCGGTCTCCATCTCCGTGGCGTACTTCTACCCGCCGTTCAGCAGTAATTTCGAGGGCGTCGGTGTCGAGCCGCATATCAGAGTGACGCTTTCCGCCGAACAGCAGGCTAAGTTCTACGATATGGATAAGCAGGACGATCCGCAGCTTATCGCGGCGGTCGAAACGCTCGGCAGAAGCTTCTGAGTCATATGACGCGCGGCTGAGGGGCGTTGAATCACGTATCACGTATATTAAAAAATAACCCTTGAGATCCTCAAGGGTTATTATTTTTCTGCTTTTGCCGAGGCTTATTCTGTCTTCACCTTAGACGAATCTATCAGCCCGCTGTCGAGAATATCGGCGCCGTTGCCGAAAACCTTGTAGATGAAGCCGTATTCGCCCGCGCCGTCGGGGACGTAGGTGAAAACGTTGTCGACGCCGACGACCATGGTGTCGGTGCTGACCGCGGCGCCGGAGCGCCATACGCTTACGTTGACTTTGCGCGGGAAGACCGCCTTGACCTCGCCGCTTTCGTACGTGACCTCCGGAGCAGGCGTTTCGACAAAACGGGTGGAGAAGCCCTGCAGCTCGAGTTTTTCGGTCATCGTGCCGTCCGAGAGCATCGCGTAGACGTCGCCGGTGTAGACCGCGGGGGCGTTCTTGCGGATATCCGCCTGCGCGACGAGCTTTGTCGTCAATGTGGCGTTGCAGACGACGCGGGATCTGCCGTTATAGTGCTCGGTGATTACGGCGCGGTAATAGACCGCCTTCGGGAACGGGTTGACCTTCAGTTTCGCCTTTCCGCCTTCCGCGACAAGCTCGGCGGAGAATACGGGCGGCTCGGGCTCGGGTACCGGAGGAGCGCTGTAGACGCTCGTCAGCTTGACGCTTTCGGAGGGGGAGTATATCGTGAATTTCTGCATATGCGTGTCGTTGCCGAGGTTGAATACGCGTGTGTCGTAGGGGTTCAGCAGCTGCAGACAGACGCACGGCGTAACGAAGTCGGGGTATTCGGGGTTATTTATCATCTTCAACTCGCTGTCGCTGTAACCCAGGAAGTTGTAAAGCCCGCGCGTGTAAAAAACGGTCTCGCGCCCGACGGCGACGGGCAGCTCATAAACCATTTCGCCGTTTGAGATCTGATCGTAACCGCTGGCGCATTCGAGCGCGAAGTCGGGGAAGCGCGAGCTTTCGGGAACGGCGTCCGTCCACACCTCGAAAAGCCGCGCGTACTTCGGGTCGACGCTGACGGTCAGCATCGCGTAGCCGTCCTGCGCGGTCGCCTCCGCGGAGAAGACCTCCGGCGGCTCCGCGGGTGACGCGCTGACGACGTAGGTGTGCTCGAGGTATGCGTCCTCGCCCTTGACGGAGTAGCGGCATTTATAGCTGCCCTCGGCGCTTATTTCCGCAAGCGCGGCGAAGTCGAGCAGAAACGCCTTTTTCGCGGTCATATAGGGCGCCAGCTCGGGGAAGTCTTCTTTTTTGAGTTTTTTCAGCTTGCCGTATATCTTTTCCCCGTGCCTGTCGTAGACCTTGACCGAGAGCGTCTCGTCGGAGATGAGCAGTACGCCCGCGCTCGTCATATATATCCCCTTGATGCCGTCGGCGGCGGAGCCTCCGCAGCCGAAAAGCGCCGCCGGAAGCGTGACCAGCAGCGCGATGAGGAGTATGAGCGAAATCGTCTTTCTCACGGGCGTTTCTCCGTTTGAGTTATTGCACGGCGGAAAGCACAGCCTCCGCGAGCGCGCGGGAGGCGAGGACGTCCGCCTTGTTGACGGTGCTCTGGGACGTGTGGATATACCTTGCGGGGATGGAGAGCGCGGTAGTTTTCACGCCGGCGGCGGCTTTATGTATCGCGCCGGAGTCGTTGCCGCCCGCGATCGCGGACTTGACCTGATATTTGATACCCTTCTTTTCCGCGGTCTTGCATACGAGAGCGAAAAGCTCGCGATCGTAAACGGTCGCGCGGTCGGCGAAGGAAACGGCGACTCCGTCGCCCTGAACGGTCACGCGCTTGCTGCCTTCGGAGCCGCAGATGTCCGCGGCGGTGGTGCTTTCAAGCACGACGGCGACGTCCGGGCGTACGCTGAACGCAGCGGGACCCGCGCCGCGCAGTCCGACCTCCTCGCAGACAGTGAAGGCGAAGTGTGCGTCGTATTCGAGTTCGCTTCTTATCATGTCGATCATGATCGCGCAGCCGGCGCGGTCGTCGAGCGCCTTGCCGCAGAGGGAGTTCGCGCCGAAGTCGACGGTCTCGACGTCGAAGGCGAAGAGATCGCCGGGCGAAACGTACTTCTCGGCTTCTTCCTTCGATTTCGCGCCGACGTCGCCGTAGAGATCGTCGAGCTTTATATACTCTTTTTTGCCGTCGTCCCTGACGAGGTGCCAGGTCTTGCCGCCGAGGACGCATTTCAGCCCGCCCTTGCGGAGCACGCGACCGTGGAGCGCGCTGTCGAGTATGCCGCCGACAGT from Clostridia bacterium carries:
- a CDS encoding PDZ domain-containing protein; this translates as MKKRFGILTMIVVIILAAATTMAITAGYMRAKYDKVSENLQAQERAFTKMAEINKLLRERYIGDIDETALNNGMATGVIGGLGDAYAKYYSVEDYARYKKEQQGKVVGIGISVVEDESGYMRVVRVVKGSPAADEGMKVGDVIVSISGEDAAEMGFVNACAALAGEEGTAAEFTVQRPNMTRKINYTVKRDVISVPSVEYEVIAGDVGYIRIYTFDATTLDGFNDAVDTLCERGVGAFVFDVRRNSNGDVDVAAQVLDTLLPEGTIMSRAYADSEEPEVVTSDDASLDMPMAVIMDENTASAAELFACALSDYNKATTVGETTFGKGTIQQMFPLSDRSAVSISVAYFYPPFSSNFEGVGVEPHIRVTLSAEQQAKFYDMDKQDDPQLIAAVETLGRSF
- a CDS encoding M28 family peptidase, which encodes MLELIKELCNIDGVSGGEAPVREKIISLIDGFCEWSVDPLGNLLCFKKGRQPANKKVMFAAHMDEVGFIVTGIDGDGYLKFGTVGGILDSALHGRVLRKGGLKCVLGGKTWHLVRDDGKKEYIKLDDLYGDVGAKSKEEAEKYVSPGDLFAFDVETVDFGANSLCGKALDDRAGCAIMIDMIRSELEYDAHFAFTVCEEVGLRGAGPAAFSVRPDVAVVLESTTAADICGSEGSKRVTVQGDGVAVSFADRATVYDRELFALVCKTAEKKGIKYQVKSAIAGGNDSGAIHKAAAGVKTTALSIPARYIHTSQSTVNKADVLASRALAEAVLSAVQ